In Candidatus Thermoplasmatota archaeon, the following proteins share a genomic window:
- a CDS encoding 30S ribosomal protein S27ae: MMKREIFKIEGDKIIRLRRHCPKCGSGVFLAEHKNRLSCGTCGYTEYKSGGNKQPEKPVSS; the protein is encoded by the coding sequence TGATGAAAAGAGAGATTTTTAAGATCGAGGGTGACAAGATTATTCGTCTTCGGCGTCATTGCCCGAAATGTGGTAGCGGCGTTTTTCTCGCAGAACATAAAAACCGTCTTAGCTGTGGAACCTGTGGGTACACTGAGTATAAGAGCGGTGGAAATAAACAACCTGAGAAACCTGTTTCATCTTAA